TCCCTTCTCATTTCcatatttgaatgaatttcTTTTATTGGTATGTGTGCTCATGGTACTGGCATACCCCACTTGCATGGCTTCAACCAAACCTTTGATACTTTGGAAATACACCCTGTTCTGTCTTCTATCACTTCCTACTTCACTGAAGGTGAGGATGGGCCAGAGGCAGCTTCAGTAGCATGTGCCCGTCCCCGCAGTGAATATCATGCATCTCCGAAAAGTGGCCCCTCTCCTCCTACCTGCAGAAACCGCAGAACTAGAGCAGGCAGAATACAGGCAGCACATCCTTTCCCCAATTCCATCAGCTCTCCTCCTGACCCAACCTCCTTCTCTCACCTTGAGTCAGTAGAAGTGAATGTGTTGTTAAGCGAGCGGGGCTCGTGCTCCTGTAGTGACTGCAGCATGGATGAGAGCTGGTTTGTCACCCCTCCCCCCTGTTTTACTGCAGAGGGAGCCACAGCGGAGGCCAGCCCCATGGAGGACCTCCTCATCGAGCACCCCAGCATGTCTGTGTACGTCTCACCTGGCCCTCTCCCTGCGGTGGAAGAGAGCACTACTAGTCTGGCTGGCAGTGTCAGGTAAATTTCACTTGCGCTGTTTGCGT
Above is a window of Labeo rohita strain BAU-BD-2019 chromosome 23, IGBB_LRoh.1.0, whole genome shotgun sequence DNA encoding:
- the LOC127154554 gene encoding tumor protein p53-inducible nuclear protein 2 isoform X1, which gives rise to MFQRISSLFFGSVDEVTPELKGPKPCVSEADEEGWLLVNLHGEDGPEAASVACARPRSEYHASPKSGPSPPTCRNRRTRAGRIQAAHPFPNSISSPPDPTSFSHLESVEVNVLLSERGSCSCSDCSMDESWFVTPPPCFTAEGATAEASPMEDLLIEHPSMSVYVSPGPLPAVEESTTSLAGSVSRMSESAVPAVTRSSMPTRVTRGAAAQAGALAKVTQVSRVQKAKARTERRHLARNRMQRQNRVREQVQRRTTHTRNSFLHQPCQRNFCH
- the LOC127154554 gene encoding tumor protein p53-inducible nuclear protein 2 isoform X2, whose protein sequence is MFQRISSLFFGSVDEVTPELKGPKPCVSEADEEGWLLVNLHGEDGPEAASVACARPRSEYHASPKSGPSPPTCRNRRTRAGRIQAAHPFPNSISSPPDPTSFSHLESVEVNVLLSERGSCSCSDCSMDESWFVTPPPCFTAEGATAEASPMEDLLIEHPSMSVYVSPGPLPAVEESTTSLAGSVRMSESAVPAVTRSSMPTRVTRGAAAQAGALAKVTQVSRVQKAKARTERRHLARNRMQRQNRVREQVQRRTTHTRNSFLHQPCQRNFCH